A section of the Acidobacteriota bacterium genome encodes:
- a CDS encoding FprA family A-type flavoprotein, translating into MSAIQIADDVYWVGVKDPDLRTFDIVMETKHGTTYNAYLVKGRRVALIDTVKQQFADDFLANVRQIVPVEEIDYLVVNHTEPDHSGAVLALLGENPDIKLICAAPAVPFVQNIINAEADVTGVKDDHVIDLEGKTLRFKTMPYMHWPDTMMEFLAEDGVLFSNDGFAAHVAADSIFADELSVDLDHEVHYYWDVIMRPFSGFVRRNLAKLDGLDAGILAASHGPVYRTDARRYIEKYRQWSADRASGGNRVAVFYASNYGNTGRLAETMADHLQKHGFEISLADLTTCPADDARDMIEASRAVVIGTPTFNGDAVKPTWDLLNLFSTVDRTGKKAAVIGSYGWGGEGIKLVAERLAGLKLKVFEENYRARLVPSEDDMAALSEYASRVAQFFTEGK; encoded by the coding sequence ATGAGCGCCATACAGATTGCGGACGACGTTTACTGGGTGGGGGTGAAGGATCCCGACCTCAGGACGTTTGACATCGTCATGGAAACGAAACACGGCACGACTTACAACGCGTACCTGGTAAAGGGCCGGCGGGTCGCCCTCATTGACACGGTCAAGCAGCAGTTTGCCGACGACTTTCTTGCCAACGTGCGGCAGATCGTGCCGGTTGAAGAGATCGACTACCTGGTGGTCAATCACACGGAGCCGGACCATTCCGGGGCCGTCTTGGCGCTGCTGGGGGAAAACCCGGACATCAAGCTCATCTGCGCGGCGCCGGCCGTACCGTTTGTGCAAAACATCATTAACGCCGAGGCCGACGTCACGGGCGTGAAGGACGATCACGTCATCGACCTCGAGGGCAAGACGCTTCGTTTCAAGACCATGCCGTACATGCACTGGCCGGATACGATGATGGAATTCCTGGCCGAAGACGGCGTCCTGTTTTCCAACGACGGCTTTGCGGCGCACGTCGCGGCCGATTCAATTTTCGCCGACGAGCTCTCGGTCGACCTCGATCACGAGGTACACTACTACTGGGACGTCATCATGCGGCCGTTCTCCGGCTTCGTGCGCCGGAACCTGGCCAAGCTCGACGGGCTGGACGCAGGCATCCTGGCCGCGTCGCACGGCCCGGTGTACCGCACGGACGCGCGCCGGTACATCGAGAAGTACCGCCAGTGGAGCGCGGACAGAGCCTCGGGAGGCAACCGCGTGGCGGTGTTCTACGCCTCCAATTATGGTAATACCGGGCGGCTGGCCGAGACCATGGCCGACCATCTGCAAAAGCACGGGTTTGAGATCTCGCTGGCGGACCTGACGACCTGCCCGGCCGATGATGCCCGCGACATGATTGAAGCGAGCAGGGCGGTCGTGATCGGCACGCCGACGTTCAACGGCGACGCCGTCAAACCGACCTGGGACCTGCTTAACCTGTTCTCGACGGTTGACCGCACCGGCAAGAAGGCCGCCGTCATCGGCTCGTACGGCTGGGGAGGCGAGGGAATAAAGCTCGTCGCCGAGCGGCTGGCCGGGCTGAAACTAAAGGTGTTCGAAGAGAACTACCGGGCGCGCCTGGTCCCCTCGGAAGACGACATGGCGGCACTGTCCGAGTATGCTTCCAGGGTGGCGCAGTTCTTCACGGAAGGCAAGTAG
- a CDS encoding alpha/beta fold hydrolase: MAKKSQTVKDIVQVVVFLLVVGILLTGLVIYPLNRTKVVMGRDNIGDFNPDSLAVNDAEPFLAAGLRVDTFHVEADGLTKLACVYLTGGAFTGDSVRGTVILLHDERTDRTAGLPLASSLVDSGFAVMTFDLRASGLSGGKYHGDGQLEASDLEEIIAYLDIRDRAVRPICAVGWSLGGDAALLAALEEERIDRVVAVNPYLTTGRMIDVYRSERNMLWLPFFRSIFWWWYEIRSSYAVPYRKLDDIRPAASISLVLADAQFLEDRTYERLIELSSPEKLRVIPLPDDESAATDLIVQFLTQ, encoded by the coding sequence ATGGCCAAGAAATCCCAGACCGTAAAGGACATTGTTCAGGTTGTTGTGTTCCTGCTCGTGGTAGGTATCCTGCTGACTGGCCTTGTCATCTACCCGCTGAACCGAACCAAGGTGGTGATGGGGCGCGACAACATCGGCGATTTCAACCCGGACTCACTGGCCGTCAACGACGCCGAACCGTTTCTCGCGGCCGGGCTTCGGGTCGACACGTTTCACGTGGAGGCCGACGGGCTGACGAAACTTGCCTGTGTCTACCTGACCGGCGGGGCCTTTACCGGCGACTCCGTTCGCGGTACGGTTATTTTGCTGCATGACGAGCGCACGGATCGGACGGCCGGGCTTCCCCTGGCCAGTTCTCTTGTGGACTCGGGCTTTGCAGTAATGACCTTCGATCTGCGGGCATCCGGCCTGTCCGGGGGAAAGTACCACGGCGACGGCCAGTTGGAGGCCAGCGACCTCGAGGAGATCATCGCGTACCTTGATATCCGCGACCGAGCCGTGCGCCCGATTTGCGCCGTGGGCTGGTCGCTGGGAGGGGATGCCGCCCTGCTGGCGGCACTCGAGGAAGAAAGAATCGACCGCGTGGTGGCGGTCAATCCTTACCTGACCACCGGGCGGATGATCGATGTCTATAGAAGCGAGCGCAATATGCTCTGGCTGCCCTTCTTCCGCTCCATCTTCTGGTGGTGGTACGAAATCCGCTCCAGCTACGCGGTGCCGTACCGCAAGCTGGACGATATCAGGCCGGCCGCCAGCATCTCACTCGTCCTGGCCGACGCGCAATTCCTCGAGGACCGGACGTACGAGCGGCTGATCGAGCTTTCCAGCCCCGAGAAGCTTCGGGTTATCCCCCTGCCCGACGACGAGTCCGCCGCGACTGATCTGATCGTTCAGTTCCTGACGCAGTGA
- a CDS encoding T9SS type A sorting domain-containing protein yields MNRLSVFVALALVLCFGLAYGQTEVSFESVTGEWNVDTLQAGLEHHIFMKTTNIGSYCHYNITNGFKVYSEDGAEWLLPYVDTTFDSTFNLIDVGPPPVFETVVDTFVMHSKADPALVALYDKFFINEYGVDGLLADSTAYAGVGLDKNKGIYDGWDATSFEVIIQSRIADHGKHICIDSTWTPPGGTWKWAALTPGFPDILPGWSGIKCWVIYEVPDLPPEIVNCNDLDNYEESHCEVLTRTFVAVDPDSDPANIEYELADGPGGIDPVTGVWSWNTAPQTYIGTITVHAKNTLGPNTDWGPDCEINIEATNAGPTITGGCGVNTTVQTGELKSVLLTADDDCDGKVWTVPSTGGAIGVVSVVDGLVSYTPDDADALLAQPIVFTVQVSDGLLTDDCTISWNVIAGAPYIVKIEKEEGPTGDGVPQGQFTTVDVTLEGIDINQGIGGFNLLIAYDATALSFQQAKEGQIYVDCGWEYFTYRYGPDGNCGNGCPSGLLRVVGIAETNNGPYHPGCAVPTPFVNGLPVTLTQLIFLVSNDRLYECMYVPIRFFWIECGDNTLSNFDGTELYISAKVYDFDNADPINSFAVEFPTYLGAQEECLVGDKVAPIPNVDFYNGGVDIICSVDIDARGDINANGWANEIADAVMFSNYFVNGLGAFAGHPEASIAASDVNADGLPLSIADLVYLIRVVVGDAMPYPKVNPEAATYMHNPATGVVSVDSEMGAAFFQVAGQVTPDLLAQNMEMSYRFDGTNTRILVFSTEIGETFAGGVIAVEGDIITAEMARYDGTPVSAKPVPADYSLAQNYPNPFNPTTMLAFDLKNAGEWSVTIYNVTGQVVNVLSGYDEAGTVTVEWDASSLASGIYFYKLEAGDFSATKKAVLLK; encoded by the coding sequence ATGAATCGACTTTCAGTCTTCGTAGCTCTCGCTCTTGTTCTTTGCTTTGGGCTTGCATACGGTCAGACCGAAGTTAGTTTTGAGTCCGTGACTGGCGAGTGGAATGTCGACACTCTGCAAGCTGGTCTGGAGCATCACATCTTCATGAAGACGACCAACATCGGAAGCTACTGCCACTACAACATCACCAATGGCTTCAAGGTGTATTCCGAGGACGGCGCCGAGTGGCTGCTACCGTATGTTGACACCACGTTCGATTCTACGTTCAACCTGATTGACGTGGGTCCGCCGCCGGTGTTTGAGACGGTCGTGGATACGTTTGTGATGCACTCCAAGGCGGACCCGGCCCTTGTGGCGCTGTATGACAAGTTCTTCATCAACGAGTATGGTGTTGATGGACTGCTTGCCGACAGCACCGCATATGCCGGTGTCGGTCTGGACAAGAACAAAGGTATCTATGATGGCTGGGACGCTACGTCCTTCGAAGTCATCATCCAGAGTCGTATCGCGGACCACGGCAAGCACATTTGCATCGATTCAACCTGGACCCCGCCAGGTGGCACCTGGAAATGGGCGGCCCTGACTCCGGGCTTCCCGGATATCCTTCCGGGCTGGTCCGGTATCAAGTGCTGGGTCATCTACGAAGTGCCGGATCTCCCTCCGGAGATCGTCAACTGCAATGATCTCGACAACTATGAAGAGTCTCATTGCGAGGTGCTTACCCGTACCTTCGTTGCTGTGGATCCGGATTCAGATCCCGCTAACATCGAGTACGAGCTTGCTGACGGCCCCGGCGGTATCGACCCGGTCACTGGTGTGTGGAGCTGGAACACTGCTCCGCAGACGTACATCGGCACTATTACGGTCCATGCTAAAAACACGCTTGGGCCTAACACTGACTGGGGTCCGGACTGTGAGATCAACATCGAGGCCACTAATGCAGGCCCGACCATCACCGGCGGATGTGGTGTCAACACCACTGTCCAGACTGGTGAGCTCAAGTCGGTCCTGTTGACGGCCGATGATGACTGCGACGGCAAGGTTTGGACTGTCCCCAGCACGGGCGGCGCTATCGGCGTTGTCTCTGTTGTGGACGGCCTGGTGTCGTACACCCCGGATGACGCGGATGCCTTGCTGGCTCAGCCGATCGTCTTCACGGTCCAGGTTTCTGATGGTCTGCTCACCGATGACTGCACCATCAGCTGGAACGTGATTGCCGGTGCTCCTTATATCGTCAAGATCGAGAAGGAAGAAGGCCCGACGGGCGATGGTGTGCCCCAGGGTCAGTTCACCACTGTCGACGTGACGCTTGAGGGCATCGACATCAACCAGGGTATCGGCGGCTTCAACCTGCTGATTGCGTACGACGCTACGGCGTTGTCCTTCCAGCAGGCGAAAGAGGGTCAGATCTATGTAGATTGCGGTTGGGAGTATTTCACCTACCGTTACGGTCCTGACGGCAACTGCGGCAACGGCTGCCCATCCGGTCTGCTCCGTGTGGTCGGCATTGCCGAGACCAACAATGGCCCGTATCATCCCGGCTGCGCTGTCCCGACCCCGTTCGTCAACGGGCTGCCGGTTACGCTGACCCAGCTGATCTTCCTGGTCAGCAACGACAGGCTTTATGAGTGCATGTACGTGCCGATCCGGTTCTTCTGGATCGAGTGCGGTGACAACACCCTGTCGAACTTTGATGGTACCGAGCTGTACATCTCTGCGAAGGTGTACGATTTCGACAACGCGGATCCCATCAACAGCTTCGCAGTGGAGTTCCCCACCTACCTCGGTGCCCAGGAAGAGTGCCTGGTTGGCGACAAGGTTGCGCCGATTCCGAATGTAGACTTCTACAACGGCGGCGTTGACATTATCTGCAGCGTGGACATTGACGCTCGTGGTGACATTAACGCAAACGGCTGGGCGAATGAAATCGCCGATGCGGTGATGTTCAGTAACTACTTCGTCAATGGTCTGGGTGCCTTTGCTGGTCACCCGGAAGCCTCGATTGCAGCTTCTGACGTCAATGCTGACGGCCTTCCGCTTTCGATCGCCGACCTGGTGTACCTGATCCGTGTCGTGGTCGGAGACGCCATGCCGTATCCGAAGGTGAATCCTGAGGCTGCCACCTACATGCATAATCCTGCCACGGGCGTTGTCTCGGTTGACTCCGAGATGGGCGCTGCGTTCTTCCAGGTGGCCGGTCAGGTGACGCCTGATCTGCTGGCACAGAACATGGAGATGAGCTACCGCTTTGACGGCACCAACACCCGTATCCTGGTCTTCAGCACCGAAATCGGTGAGACCTTTGCGGGTGGCGTGATTGCCGTTGAGGGCGACATCATCACCGCGGAAATGGCCAGGTACGATGGCACGCCGGTCTCGGCCAAGCCGGTTCCGGCTG